The proteins below come from a single Ailuropoda melanoleuca isolate Jingjing chromosome 1, ASM200744v2, whole genome shotgun sequence genomic window:
- the HYAL4 gene encoding hyaluronidase-4, which produces MCNLWVAWLGVLLPLVKFTHSVPKPALSPVIRNRPFNVFWAAPTMQCQHFFNVDLNLQLFNIISNPLEAQRGSTIAIFYPNELGYYPYFSQEGKPFNGGIPQNMNLSEHLKKAADDIANVISLWRSEGLVVIDWESWKPQWDRNWGNRLIYKNYSLAFTRNRHPDWSEMKVNTVAQQEFENAGKSFMHTTLTLALEMRPKSLWGFYLYPDCYNYDYKINPQAYTGKCPNDEIFRNDQLQWLWEKSTALYTSIYLDKILKSSLNALKFVHYRVREAMRIAEMARHDYILPVFIFSRPFYLSSVEALSQEDLVHTIGESAALGAAGIILWGGYEYSDSKETCLSVQKSIQGPLGHYAVNVTSAAKFCSQSICNNNGRCIRKTPESSSYLHMPESSTKKYILSKSFRFIISPTSKLKTIKAMKNGFVCHCYYGWHGESCQRHSSDLLRGKSKDPMTNFNLSVFLSMTSSMILWNSVTPYFNVNFSLKY; this is translated from the exons ATGTGTAACCTGTGGGTGGCATGGTTAGGAGTGCTGCTGCCCTTGGTCAAGTTCACTCACTCAGTCCCCAAACCAGCACTGTCTCCAGTGATCAGGAACCGACCTTTCAACGTTTTCTGGGCTGCCCCAACAATGCAGTGTCAACATTTCTTCAATGTGGATTTGAATCTCcagttatttaatattatatcaaATCCTTTAGAGGCTCAGAGGGGATCAACAATTGCCATATTTTATCCAAATGAATTAGGGTATTATCCTTATTTCTCTCAAGAGGGAAAACCCTTTAACGGAGGAATACCACAGAATATGAATCTTTCTGAACACCTCAAGAAGGCAGCTGATGACATTGCAAACGTTATCTCTTTGTGGAGATCAGAAGGTCTTGTTGTCATTGACTGGGAAAGCTGGAAACCCCAGTGGGATAGAAATTGGGGCAATAGACTAATATATAAAAACTACTCCTTAGCCTTCACTAGAAACCGCCATCCTGATTggtcagaaatgaaagtgaatacAGTTGCCCAACAGGAATTTGAAAATGCTGGAAAGAGTTTTATGCACACCACTCTCACACTGGCTTTAGAAATGAGACCAAAGAGTTTATGGGGCTTTTATCTCTACCCAGACTGCTACaattatgattataaaataaaccCACAGGCGTACACCGGCAAATGCCCAAATGATGAAATTTTCCGCAATGACCAACTCCAGTGGCTATGGGAAAAAAGCACAGCACTTTATACTTCAATATATTTGGATAAAATATTGAAGTCAAGtttaaatgctttgaaatttgtTCATTATCGAGTTAGGGAAGCCATGAGGATTGCCGAAATGGCTAGACATGATTACATTttgccagtttttattttttccagaccATTTTATTTGAGTAGTGTTGAAGCTTTGTCACAG GAAGATTTAGTACATACAATTGGCGAGAGTGCTGCATTGGGGGCAGCAGGGATAATATTGTGGGGAGGATACGAATATTCTGATTCAAAG GAGACCTGCTTATCCGTGCAAAAGTCTATCCAAGGGCCATTGGGCCATTATGCTGTTAATGTGACATCTGCAGCCAAGTTCTGCAGTCAAAGTATATGTAATAATAATGGAAGATGTATCCGAAAAACACCCGAATCCTCCTCCTATCTGCATATGCCTGAAAGCAGCACGAAGAAATATATCCTAAGTAAGAGTTTCAGATTCATCATTTCCCCAACCAGTAAACTGAAGACAATAAAGGCCATGAAGAATGGATTTGTGTGTCACTGCTATTATGGCTGGCACGGAGAATCTTGCCAGCGACACTCTTCAGATCTCTTGAGAGGGAAGAGTAAGGATCCTATGACTAActttaatttatcagtttttcttagCATGACCTCATCTATGATTCTGTGGAATTCTGTCACCCCCTATTTCAATGTCAATTTTTCCTTGAAATACTGA